In the bacterium SCSIO 12741 genome, ACACCATTCGTGCGAGGAGAGCGAACCACTCACACTACTGGCGGGCTGAAGTTCATCCACAGCTGCCAAATGAGCTGGACCACCCATGGTTTTTCCAGGATCACGATCCGAGTCTCCACGGTCTACCCGATGCACTTGGGAAATGGCTTGCATCTGTTTATCATTCTCGGGATTATATTTGCCGTCAAATTCAGCGGTCGTCATTTCCCGGCGGTCTCTATGCTTGTGCACGTTTCCAGCTGTTGCCTCATCTCCTTCATGTACGTAAAAAACAAAACCATCATGCTCACCTGGTAACTCGGCATAATCTCCGGCATCGGCTAAGTTTCCAATATACTTGCCGGGTTCCAGGCCATATTGCTTTTGAATTTCTTTGAGCTTGGCTGCATCTACGGCTTCATCTGGCTCGTCTTCAAATCCCCAGGCATCACGGCCAATAAAGGTTCGACCCATATCCGATTTTCGAGATCCGCTGATGATTCGTTTGAGGATATCAAAAGGTGCGGTAACGGAGTCTCTTCCAATTTGAGCGGGTTGTATGTCCTTTCTTTTGAATCCACCATCGTAGCCGGTAACCAAGTCAACCACATAGGCCAAAAACTTGGACTTAAACCGCATCGGCCAGGTATCGTAGAAAAGGTTTTCCCTCAGATTAGGAGCGGATTCACGTTCCACTCGCACAGGATGCGTACCCGATGATGATGTGACGGCCTTTAACGGAATGGGTTTCTCTTCCCAGTCGCCATCATTTTCTGGAGGAATGTACAAGGTTTTTACCTTGTTGATGGACTTGTGTTGGGCCTGAATGGCTTGAAGCGTTTTGTTTTTCTGAGCCTTGGGAATTCCACGTTTCGATGCGTTGTAAGTTACCCGTTGTACGACCCCATTGTTGGAATTTGAAACCGGCGGTGGTGCCGGAGATTGAGCCATTTCAATCCACCTTCTATCCCGGGCCATTTCGGGTCGGTGATCGGCCATTTCCGAGCTCTGGCTGGAAACGGCAACCGAATTCGGCTTGTCCATTTGGACCGACGACGGGGTACGGCGTTTCTCAGCGGAATCAGACATTTGTTTAAGCTCGGTAAATCAGGGAATTAGAAGTCCCTGTCCGAAGTTAACCAAATGCCCGGGAATGGCAATTTTGCCTCCTAACGGGAGCGCAGCAAACGGAACCGGGCTACTTGACCGTTATGGTCGGCTACCTCCAAGAGATACACGCCTTCTGGAACCTCATTAACAGGCAATGGAAGGGTCTCGTTTCCAGAAGTTTTCACATCCCAGTGTTGTACAATTTGACCAGAAATGTTAAGCAGATTGATGGACAACTCTCCTTCCCAGTCTGCAAACCTCAAGTTTAGCTGATCCTTAAACGGATTCGGAAAAGGTTTAACTCCAGTTTCTGTGGCCAACAGATAAGGAGTGGTTAAACCCATTTGAGTCGTGTCTTGCTGCGTGGTATCCTTGTCCGTATAGATCATACAAGTAGAAGGCAAAGGATTGGCTTCCAGCGGCCCTTGAGGATCCAATTTTCGCCCGGCAAATGCAGGAAAGTTCTCATCGTAACGGTAAGCTCTGAATACACTGTTAAACTTAGCTGTATCCCCTTGATTCATGGGCACATCTTTGGCCAATGGGTTGATGTATTCCCAGACAATTCTATCCTTCGAATCGAGCTCAAAAATTCGTCCTTCAAATCCTTCGGTAACGAGCGTATTTCCGTTGGAAAGTCTTTGGGATCCTGAAATACCAAAGGAAAAGAAATTCGTATCAGCTTTATTAGGATAGGTCCAGGATGCTTTTGCCGGAGCATAAGGTGCCGGCGAGTTCAATTCATAACCTGAACTATCGGCCAAATAAGGAGGATCGATAATCTGAACGGTTGAATAATTTCCCTGCGGACGCTGGAATCCATTGTTGAAGACCAGGATTTTTCCTTCGTCACGGTAGCCTTTTGGAATCCAAATAGGATCGTGTTGCCCGTAGAGTTCCTGGTTAAAAATGTTTCCACGCTTGTAGGCCGCCGAATTCCCCCAACGGTAAATCAGTCCGCCACCTTTACCTGACCGGCCTCCTTGATCGGATGCCGCCTGCGAGGTTGAGGTACTGTGATCAATGATCCATAGCTCGCTAAAGGTTCTCACACTCAACATGATTTGATCCAATTCCTCGTTGTAGGCAATGGAATTGAAGTGCAACCAGTCTGGATCTGGAATGGGAAACAAGTAGTTGATATCAATCTTATCAGCGTTTTGAGAAACTACACCATAGTTGGCTTTCGTGCTGTCAAAATCCTGTACCACATGGTCCCAGGCATGCCATTCCCATACAATCGTTCCTCCCGAATCCGGAAGGGGCTCAATTTCCAAAACCATTTCCGACCAAATCTCATTGATGAAAACTTGGGTCGTGTCCAATCCGGCATCAACGGCTTCTTGCAGACTAAACAACTCCCAGGCGATGACCAGAATATTTCCATTTGGCATGACTTCTACATCGTGGTGTTGCTGCCAGTTTTGTCCGTACAAATCCATGTGCCAGATGCGGTTTCCATTCCAATCGAAGCGATCAATTCCTCCGCCCCATCCACCGGCTCTGAATGTTCCGGCAGTGTCTTTTCGAAGGCGAACCAAATCTCCATTTTCCTGAAGGTAGCCTACCATTCCTGGTAACTCACCGGCATCCCAATCATGGATCAATTCACCACAATTGTCAATCAAATACGAATGGGTAGATCCGTTTGGAGTAAACAGGGTATATCCATTCAAAGAAGTACTGTCGTTCTTAAAAAGTCCAATCGTTTGTTGGGAAAATCCTGGCACAGAAAAAGCCAGAATCAATAGGCAAGTAAATATTCTCATAAAGGGCTGCAATAGCTTGTGGATCGCACGTTCCACACCATCAAGTACGGCCTCAAAAAAGGGTTGGTTTGGTACTATTTTCAAAAAAAACAGAACCTATTGAGGATCAGTCATTCCGAAAACATTTAGACCCTTAAATGGAGAAAAAAAATTGAAAAAACTACCCTGGATTATTCAGAAAACGGACCAATTGAACCAGCTCAGGACTCTTGGGATGTTTTTTTAATCCACGATCTAACCAATGAGCAGCCCGATCGAGCTTACCGGTTTGCATGTAAAAGGTCACCAGATTGGCAAAATACCGGGCCGATTCGGGGTTCAATTCGATAGCTTTGAGCATGGCCGCCTCTGCCCTATCCTGCTCCCCGGATTCCATGAGCAACAATCCATGTAGATACCAGCCATAGTCGTTTTCAGGCAGGTTACGATTCAATCGATCCAACAAGGCATCAGCCTCTTCGTTTTTGCCCAATCGGCTGTACATGATTGCAGCATTTACATACGGATCTACGTAGAGACTATCTACTTGAATGGCTTTTAAGAAGGCATCGATTCCTTTCAAGGTATCTCCCATTACAAGATGGAAATGACCGGTTAAGGCCCGGGTTTCTCTAAAGTCCTGGTTGTAATCAAGGTAGTCGTACCATTCCTTCTTTTGGGTCGGGTCGAGTTGATTCAACACTTCTTGAGCACCCGGGAGTTCGAGCATTTTTCGCTTTCCCATTATTCGATTGCTCAGGGTCTTATCACCTGTGGAAGCGAGTACCAATTGATTCAATTTCGGTGTTTGAGGATTGGGCGACAAGCTGGCGTAAACGGCCTTTTTAAAAGCCTCATCGTTGTTCCAGTCTGCATTCCAATTCTTTTCCAGCAAAATCGGTTGTTCGGCGGCCAGGTATTTTAAGGCGGTTACCCGGGCAATCAAAGGATAGCTGGTGTCCTTGAGCAAGACCACCCATTGAACTGGATTAGAATATCGTCCCTTTAAAAGTAAGTCTGAAAAATGCGGCTTTCTTTCCGGCCCATACCACTCTTCCACCTGCTTGGCAGCCCATTCGTTCGATTGATCTTCGTGACAATCTATACAAGCATTTGGAGTTCCATACTTAACGGATTGATCCGGTCGGGGAATCCGAAAACTGTGATCCCGGCGAAAATCATTACCCATGTAGGTGGTTCCAGTCATGTGGCAATTCACACATTGGGTACCCTCTCCCTGAGCATGAAAATGGTGTTCCGGGGTATCGTATTGCTCCTCATGACAGCTCCGACACAATTTGTTCCCCTCCTGCAAAAGCTTTCCTGAATGTACTTGATGGCAGTCTCCGCAGGTCACGTCATTATGGTACATCTCGCTGGACAAGAAAGAGCCCAAAACATAATCTTCTTCTCGTATTTGGCCATCTCCGTGGTAATAAACATCATTCAAGGATTCCAAGTGATGAAACTCGGTTAATGCTGCGGTTGGATCTTGTTTATCCACCATTTTTTCACGCCTGGAATGGCAAGGAGCACAGGATTGAATTTGCGATTGATCTTTTTGCAAAGTCTTATCAAAACCTGAATTCTGAGCCGAATAGTTTTCCTGGGTAACCAGCTCCAAATGAACCGAAGCTGGACCATGGCAAGATTCACAGCTTACCCTCCCCTCTCCCCAAGTACTGAAGTAACTCTGGGATTCTGGCTGAAGATTCTTTTTGAAGTCCGTTACGTGGCAATCTGCACACATCGAATTCCAGTTCTGCGATTGTCCGGTCCAGTGCAGCCAGTCTTGGGGTAATACCGTGGTATCGGCCCATTGATGAAACCATTTGTTTTCAGAAACGTTCCAGCTCAGTCGCATGACCTGAAAACGTCCCGGCTCCACTTCTGCCACCAATTGTTGCAAAGGTTCCCAGCCCAGAGTATATTTAACGGTGTAGGTGTCAATCTTTGAGTTTACTTCGATCACCTGAATCTTTGGAAAAGAATCGCTGGGCAGAAACCGGTAGTTCACCCCATCTAATTCCAATTCGCCGGAAACATCTCCACGAATAAACTCCGGTTGAGCCGGGTGAAAAGCATGAAAATGATGCGACTCCGACCAGTCTTTGTAAGCTTCCTGGTGGCAGCTTTGACAGGCCTCACTCCCCACATAACTGGCTGATTTGTTTTGAGTAAGATCCGTTTGGGCGGTATTTTCCTGACTACACTCCCAAAGGATCATAGAGAGCATCCCAAGAAAGGCAATGATTAGAAGGTTCTTTTTAAATCTTGACACCGTGCAAACATAGGGTTTTGAGTTGCGTTCCCAATGGCTATCGGGAGAGTCGAGCAAAGAGGCTGTAAAAAGAAACGGGGCCGAGTGGATATTCCTCCATTCTCGAACCCCGTTTTCGTTCTGTCTTTTACGTCACTTGATTAGTGCGCGTATCCTTCTTCCATTTTCTCGATAACTTGATCGATACTAAAAGAAGCTGCCTTTTGTCTCGGAGGAAACTCCTTAAAACTGGAAAGGAAATCAGCTACATAGGCCTGGGCTGGAATGGCAAAAAATACATGATCCAACACCCAGTCATAGTAGGTATTTGAAGTAACCGTTGCCTCTTCATAAGGATCCTGACGCAGGTTAAAAATCAAAGGAACCCGAAGTGGCACAAAAGGATCGGCCCAAACGGCCAAAGTACCCTCGGTGCGTTGTTCGAGGAAAATCATTTTCCAATCTTCGTAACGCAAGGCGCTCAAGTCTCCATCATCAGTGAAGTAGAAAATCTCCTTACGAGGAGCCGTTTTATCCTTCCCTGTCAGGTAGCTATGGAAGTTGTATCCATCTAAGTGAACCTTAAAGGTTTTGCCATTGGCACTGTAGCCGTCCAACAAATCTTCCTTTACATCATCATCGCCGGCGATAGATAGGAAGGTAGGCATCCAGTCCATGTGGTGCATAATATCGTTGGAGATAGATCCCGCTTCAATATTCCCAGGCCATCTAACCATGGCAGGAACACGCCATCCACCTTCCCAATTGGTATTTTTCTCCCCACGGAATGGGCTGTTCGCTGCATCGGGCCAGGTATTTTTGTGAGGACCGTTGTCGGTACTGTACATCACTACCGTGTTTTCGGCAATTCCCAACTCATCCAAAACGGCTAACAATTCACCTACATGCATGTCGTGTTCTACCATTCCATCACCGTATTCATTCTGTCCGGAGATTCCACGATTTTCCTCTTTCACGTGGGTTCTAAAGTGCATGCGGGTACCATTCCACCACACAAACCAGGGAGTTCCAGCCTCATTCTGCTTCTTGATAAAAGCAATGGCTGCAGCAACCGTCTCATCATCGATGGTCTCCATTCTCTTTTTGGTCAAGGGTCCGGTATCCTCAATTTTTCCACCGGCAAAAGAGTGAATCACTCCACGAGGACCGTACTTTTCACGGAACTTAGGATCCTTGGGATAGTCTTCCAATTCTGGCTCTTCTTCGGCATTCAAGTGATACAGGTTTCCGAA is a window encoding:
- a CDS encoding aryl-sulfate sulfotransferase, coding for MKIVPNQPFFEAVLDGVERAIHKLLQPFMRIFTCLLILAFSVPGFSQQTIGLFKNDSTSLNGYTLFTPNGSTHSYLIDNCGELIHDWDAGELPGMVGYLQENGDLVRLRKDTAGTFRAGGWGGGIDRFDWNGNRIWHMDLYGQNWQQHHDVEVMPNGNILVIAWELFSLQEAVDAGLDTTQVFINEIWSEMVLEIEPLPDSGGTIVWEWHAWDHVVQDFDSTKANYGVVSQNADKIDINYLFPIPDPDWLHFNSIAYNEELDQIMLSVRTFSELWIIDHSTSTSQAASDQGGRSGKGGGLIYRWGNSAAYKRGNIFNQELYGQHDPIWIPKGYRDEGKILVFNNGFQRPQGNYSTVQIIDPPYLADSSGYELNSPAPYAPAKASWTYPNKADTNFFSFGISGSQRLSNGNTLVTEGFEGRIFELDSKDRIVWEYINPLAKDVPMNQGDTAKFNSVFRAYRYDENFPAFAGRKLDPQGPLEANPLPSTCMIYTDKDTTQQDTTQMGLTTPYLLATETGVKPFPNPFKDQLNLRFADWEGELSINLLNISGQIVQHWDVKTSGNETLPLPVNEVPEGVYLLEVADHNGQVARFRLLRSR
- a CDS encoding arylsulfatase — translated: MNWKLLGIGALLMTFGLGGMAQKNKKPNILVIWGDDIGQSNISAYTMGLVGYRTPNIDRIAKEGMIFTDYYGEQSCTAGRSTFITGQSSYRTGLSKVGMPGAELGMQAEDPSIAELLKPLGYATGQFGKNHLGDKDEHLPSNHGFDEFFGNLYHLNAEEEPELEDYPKDPKFREKYGPRGVIHSFAGGKIEDTGPLTKKRMETIDDETVAAAIAFIKKQNEAGTPWFVWWNGTRMHFRTHVKEENRGISGQNEYGDGMVEHDMHVGELLAVLDELGIAENTVVMYSTDNGPHKNTWPDAANSPFRGEKNTNWEGGWRVPAMVRWPGNIEAGSISNDIMHHMDWMPTFLSIAGDDDVKEDLLDGYSANGKTFKVHLDGYNFHSYLTGKDKTAPRKEIFYFTDDGDLSALRYEDWKMIFLEQRTEGTLAVWADPFVPLRVPLIFNLRQDPYEEATVTSNTYYDWVLDHVFFAIPAQAYVADFLSSFKEFPPRQKAASFSIDQVIEKMEEGYAH